From one Bacillus sp. FJAT-42376 genomic stretch:
- a CDS encoding tyrosine-type recombinase/integrase, which translates to MAKSQTNEGRKFNFKSRSVPRKNIDLQAEIERFLAAKRSEGRSERTIKTYRQALLHFNGWYAERPDAALTTDTLRGYFDYMKNEKQKWDDHPTNSSEVIGVSARSLNNLRRNLNVLFNFLVSERIIAQNPLASIKPFIDNEDTFAVFSDEDVLRLLEAPNKRVYTGFRDYAMMLVLIDTGLRINELTNLRVSDFDMTLRQITVRPEIAKTRTTRIVPISIRTLKTVLQLVDFINVESSDYLFLTQFGERYMADTFAKMLKQYAKRVGVTGVRVSPHTFRHYMAVKFLKSGGDPFTLMRILGHADISMTNRYVKYTNTDIQTQHDKASPVQNLIDSGNDRKRGRKKFM; encoded by the coding sequence ATGGCGAAATCACAAACGAATGAGGGCCGCAAATTCAACTTTAAAAGCCGGTCGGTACCACGGAAGAATATCGACCTGCAGGCGGAAATCGAGCGATTTTTGGCCGCTAAGCGATCAGAAGGCCGGTCTGAGCGGACCATTAAAACGTACAGACAGGCGCTGCTTCACTTTAACGGATGGTATGCGGAAAGGCCGGACGCTGCATTAACTACGGATACCCTGCGCGGCTACTTCGACTATATGAAGAACGAGAAGCAGAAATGGGACGACCATCCGACGAATAGTTCAGAAGTGATTGGCGTCTCTGCGCGGTCGCTGAATAACCTGCGGCGGAATCTCAACGTATTATTTAACTTTCTCGTTAGCGAGCGAATTATCGCCCAGAATCCATTAGCGTCAATCAAACCGTTTATAGATAACGAGGATACTTTCGCGGTCTTTTCGGATGAAGATGTGCTGCGGCTTTTGGAAGCGCCAAATAAGCGAGTCTATACCGGATTCAGGGATTACGCCATGATGCTCGTCTTAATCGATACCGGCCTGCGGATTAATGAGCTGACGAATCTCCGCGTATCTGATTTCGATATGACCTTGCGGCAAATTACGGTTCGGCCCGAGATAGCAAAAACCAGGACGACGCGGATCGTGCCGATATCTATACGGACCTTAAAGACAGTGCTGCAGTTGGTCGATTTTATCAACGTTGAGTCTAGCGATTATCTGTTCTTGACGCAATTTGGTGAGCGCTATATGGCGGATACGTTTGCGAAGATGTTGAAACAATATGCGAAGAGAGTCGGTGTGACAGGCGTCCGAGTGTCGCCGCATACGTTCCGGCATTACATGGCGGTAAAATTCTTGAAGTCAGGCGGGGATCCTTTTACGCTGATGCGGATTTTAGGACATGCGGATATTTCGATGACGAATAGGTACGTTAAGTATACAAACACCGATATTCAAACGCAGCATGATAAAGCGAGTCCGGTGCAGAATTTAATTGATAGCGGAAATGATCGGAAGCGAGGGCGGAAGAAGTTTATGTAA
- a CDS encoding 5'-nucleotidase C-terminal domain-containing protein yields MRRRIRRSIQRRLLKSAFAFSAAASAVVLATPAAPLASAEEANVKVQLLGINDLHGKIDVTGTLANDPNKYGRAEYLAAYLRQREASNPNTIMMHSGDMVGGSSPVSALLQDEPTVEIMESLGMDIGTVGNHEFDEGVPEMNRLIKGGDHPNGTKGYDGMNFPLVAANVTYKDTGKLVLDPYKIIESGGEKIGFIGVATTATPANVVASAVQNIKFTDEAEAINKYVPELKAQGVKAIVVLAHVPVEGMGTPSGELADLANKVDDEVDVIYGAHNHKKANGLVDNKLLVQAWEYGKAFVDVDLEIDRTTHDIVKKQAEIIDVVQGSIAPDPAVKSIMDKYDAQVGPKLDEVVGKTSSALEGGYGKKGEIGDNALGNLIADGMNAEMKSDFAMMNGGGIRDVINEGDITWEELFNVQPFGNYLVKTSVTGEGLRDIVNAQISAQYGPDCSIGGFTYKWDAKTNKVTELKMADGSPIEDKKVYTLTVNNYMYDHGDDKYRIRANGTGRTDGPVDLDATVNFVKSFKEPLSYKAEGRISEGAAAETPSEWEMDKEKSPTGRLIIKKAATLVKLKEDGTLVKIRDVLPREQLRVYGSNSKWHNVGGEYYVAAGPNAVIYTGRILIKQDMKLYSSNGVVYRTLKKGEAVKVYSLEEDKYQTGNGYYVKKDRNAVYYEGYVSLRSDVPLLKEGAAVKTLKKGNLYRVYGVEDDLLYVGGGYSIKLDAGKVIYTKN; encoded by the coding sequence ATGAGAAGAAGAATAAGAAGGTCCATTCAGCGAAGGCTGTTAAAATCAGCGTTTGCTTTTTCGGCAGCTGCAAGTGCGGTCGTGCTAGCAACTCCGGCAGCTCCCCTTGCATCTGCGGAAGAGGCGAACGTTAAGGTTCAATTGCTTGGCATCAACGATTTGCATGGGAAAATCGATGTGACAGGAACTTTGGCCAATGATCCTAACAAATACGGCCGTGCTGAGTATTTAGCTGCTTATCTGCGTCAAAGAGAAGCTTCGAATCCAAACACAATCATGATGCATTCAGGCGATATGGTAGGCGGCAGTTCGCCGGTTTCTGCATTGCTGCAGGATGAACCAACGGTTGAAATAATGGAATCCCTCGGCATGGACATTGGAACGGTCGGAAATCACGAATTTGACGAAGGTGTTCCTGAGATGAACCGGCTGATTAAAGGTGGAGATCATCCGAACGGAACGAAAGGATATGACGGGATGAACTTCCCGCTTGTAGCGGCGAATGTGACCTATAAAGATACAGGGAAGCTCGTACTGGATCCTTACAAGATTATCGAGTCCGGCGGTGAGAAAATTGGTTTCATCGGTGTTGCGACAACCGCGACACCAGCCAATGTGGTAGCATCAGCCGTGCAGAATATAAAATTTACGGACGAGGCGGAAGCGATTAATAAGTATGTTCCTGAATTGAAAGCACAGGGAGTAAAAGCGATTGTCGTCCTAGCCCATGTCCCTGTTGAAGGAATGGGAACTCCTTCGGGTGAACTTGCGGATCTTGCGAACAAAGTGGATGACGAGGTGGATGTCATCTATGGAGCTCATAATCATAAAAAAGCAAATGGCCTTGTTGATAACAAACTTCTCGTTCAAGCGTGGGAGTACGGCAAAGCGTTTGTGGATGTAGACTTAGAAATTGATCGGACTACACACGACATCGTTAAGAAGCAAGCTGAAATTATAGATGTTGTTCAAGGCAGCATTGCGCCGGATCCAGCGGTTAAGTCAATCATGGACAAATATGATGCTCAGGTCGGCCCGAAGCTTGATGAAGTGGTAGGAAAGACTTCATCTGCACTTGAGGGCGGTTACGGGAAAAAAGGAGAAATCGGGGATAATGCGCTGGGGAATTTAATCGCTGATGGAATGAACGCTGAAATGAAAAGTGATTTTGCCATGATGAATGGCGGAGGTATCCGTGATGTGATCAATGAGGGAGACATTACTTGGGAAGAGCTGTTTAACGTGCAGCCATTCGGAAATTACCTGGTGAAAACCTCTGTAACCGGTGAAGGACTGCGCGATATTGTCAACGCACAGATTTCTGCCCAATACGGCCCGGATTGCTCAATCGGTGGATTTACGTATAAATGGGATGCGAAGACGAACAAAGTAACCGAATTAAAAATGGCAGATGGGTCGCCAATTGAAGATAAAAAAGTTTATACCCTTACTGTTAACAACTATATGTATGATCATGGCGATGATAAATACAGAATTCGTGCAAACGGAACGGGAAGAACTGATGGCCCGGTCGATTTAGATGCAACCGTTAATTTTGTGAAATCGTTCAAAGAGCCGCTTTCCTATAAAGCGGAAGGAAGAATTTCAGAAGGAGCGGCTGCAGAAACTCCATCCGAATGGGAAATGGATAAAGAAAAAAGTCCGACAGGAAGACTCATCATTAAAAAGGCGGCTACGCTCGTTAAGCTTAAAGAGGATGGGACGCTCGTGAAAATTCGCGATGTGCTTCCAAGGGAACAGCTCCGCGTTTACGGTTCCAATAGCAAATGGCACAACGTTGGCGGAGAATACTATGTTGCAGCCGGGCCAAATGCTGTGATTTACACAGGAAGAATCCTGATTAAACAAGATATGAAACTTTATTCATCTAACGGCGTGGTGTACCGCACTCTGAAAAAAGGAGAGGCTGTAAAAGTCTATTCCCTGGAAGAGGATAAGTACCAGACTGGAAACGGCTATTACGTGAAGAAGGACCGCAATGCTGTTTATTATGAGGGCTACGTATCGCTTAGGTCGGATGTCCCTCTTTTAAAAGAAGGAGCAGCGGTTAAAACGTTGAAAAAGGGAAATCTTTACCGCGTCTACGGAGTGGAAGATGATCTTCTCTATGTTGGCGGGGGCTATTCCATAAAGCTTGATGCAGGCAAAGTTATCTACACGAAAAATTAA
- a CDS encoding helix-turn-helix transcriptional regulator yields the protein MDGKTMKAIRLFHGYSQPEFSKLLGVAEGTIAAIETNRRNVGERVKFKLSQQFELTDELLTAIDRYKKFY from the coding sequence ATGGACGGTAAAACAATGAAGGCTATTCGGTTGTTCCACGGATACTCACAGCCGGAGTTTTCGAAGTTGCTAGGAGTAGCAGAGGGTACCATTGCAGCCATTGAAACCAATAGAAGAAACGTGGGAGAAAGAGTGAAATTCAAACTCTCGCAGCAATTTGAACTTACAGACGAACTTCTAACTGCAATCGACCGCTATAAGAAGTTTTATTAA
- a CDS encoding glycerophosphodiester phosphodiesterase — protein sequence MMTLIFGHRGAAGTMPENTMISFEKAIQSGADGIELDVHLSKDQIPVVIHDETVDRTASGTGLVNEYLAEELVLMDASWKFNAYQHQAKIPLLEEVLEWASGSRDPFILNIELKNNIIDYPGLEESVIHLIKKYGLADRVILSSFNHASMVQAIKIEPGIETALLYTDGIYKPYDYARKAGARAIHPLLRTVRNELIALSRENSISVRPFTVNEEQDMRMLFEWGSDGFFTDYPEKAAEIRNSLK from the coding sequence ATGATGACGTTGATTTTTGGACATAGGGGCGCAGCCGGTACGATGCCTGAAAACACAATGATCTCTTTTGAAAAAGCGATTCAGTCCGGTGCAGACGGAATTGAACTGGATGTTCATTTAAGCAAGGATCAAATTCCCGTTGTTATCCATGATGAAACGGTGGACCGGACAGCCAGCGGCACTGGCCTTGTCAATGAGTATCTGGCTGAAGAGTTGGTTTTGATGGATGCAAGCTGGAAATTTAATGCGTATCAACATCAGGCGAAAATTCCATTGTTAGAAGAGGTGCTGGAGTGGGCCTCTGGAAGCAGGGATCCTTTTATCCTGAATATAGAATTAAAGAACAACATTATCGATTACCCGGGGTTAGAAGAATCCGTTATTCACCTTATAAAGAAATACGGCCTGGCAGACCGGGTCATTCTGTCCTCGTTTAATCATGCAAGCATGGTCCAGGCGATCAAAATTGAACCGGGTATCGAAACGGCGCTGCTTTATACAGATGGGATCTACAAGCCGTATGACTATGCCAGAAAAGCGGGGGCAAGGGCTATTCACCCGCTGTTAAGGACGGTCAGAAATGAGCTGATTGCTCTTTCCAGAGAAAACAGTATTTCCGTAAGGCCATTTACAGTAAACGAAGAACAGGATATGAGGATGCTGTTTGAATGGGGGAGTGACGGTTTTTTTACAGACTACCCGGAGAAAGCAGCTGAAATTAGAAATTCGCTAAAATAA
- a CDS encoding DUF3037 domain-containing protein produces MADRQECWYSIVRYCADKVSGEVINVGIILHTIEDKNSTKFQFLSETSLKLKAITNSQVELNIYKSFKDSIEHYLAKSVKNMFGQVGEIEIGSPYMDNFLFQLHDYYTNKQLFLTKPTYSYTGNPNMLFKSLFETYIGEKYLTNSHKHVSVKKYMKEVFEEKALLDKKVKHDFSISPIHDLDHIKINIDFGYKNGVWNYLQTIPNLNGPSKNTEWFAKTKFMFENLNKDTKIHLMYRESDISEQKEFFSTLDYLQKLDESRISRLNLDNRGKVLELCNIIERDAHNLSDLVS; encoded by the coding sequence TTGGCAGATAGACAAGAGTGCTGGTACAGTATAGTAAGGTATTGTGCTGACAAAGTTTCAGGCGAAGTTATAAATGTTGGAATAATTCTACACACTATAGAAGATAAGAATAGTACAAAATTCCAATTTTTGAGTGAAACTTCCCTTAAACTTAAAGCAATAACAAATTCTCAAGTTGAATTAAACATATACAAAAGTTTTAAAGACTCAATAGAACATTATTTAGCTAAAAGCGTTAAAAATATGTTTGGACAGGTCGGAGAAATCGAAATAGGTAGTCCTTACATGGACAACTTTTTATTCCAACTTCATGATTACTACACAAATAAGCAACTATTTTTAACTAAACCTACGTATTCGTATACAGGGAATCCTAACATGTTATTTAAAAGCCTGTTTGAGACATATATTGGCGAAAAATATTTAACCAATAGTCATAAACATGTAAGTGTAAAAAAATACATGAAGGAGGTTTTTGAGGAAAAGGCACTTTTAGACAAGAAGGTTAAGCACGACTTTTCAATTAGCCCTATCCATGATCTTGATCATATAAAAATTAACATAGATTTCGGATATAAAAATGGAGTTTGGAACTATCTGCAAACCATCCCAAATCTAAATGGTCCCTCAAAAAATACAGAGTGGTTTGCTAAAACAAAGTTTATGTTTGAAAACTTAAATAAAGACACTAAAATTCATTTAATGTATAGAGAATCAGACATATCTGAACAGAAGGAATTCTTTAGTACTTTAGATTATCTACAGAAGTTAGATGAGAGTAGAATATCCAGGCTTAATCTAGATAATAGAGGGAAAGTTCTTGAGTTATGTAATATTATTGAAAGGGATGCTCACAACTTAAGTGATCTGGTATCCTAA
- a CDS encoding helix-turn-helix transcriptional regulator encodes MGKRLKSNLKNLLEERGWSIRKLAEETGLQFETLRRLYNDDTKQYQRETIGRICEVLNVELSEVLILVDTEESNT; translated from the coding sequence ATGGGGAAAAGGTTAAAGTCTAATTTAAAGAATCTACTCGAGGAGCGCGGTTGGTCCATTAGAAAACTCGCGGAAGAAACCGGGTTGCAGTTTGAAACTTTGCGAAGGCTCTATAATGATGATACGAAACAATATCAGCGTGAGACGATCGGAAGAATTTGCGAAGTGTTAAACGTAGAGCTAAGTGAGGTATTGATTTTAGTGGACACAGAAGAAAGCAATACATAA
- a CDS encoding HNH endonuclease signature motif containing protein, translated as MTTMVCATCLETKSLEQFNRDPRGKNGRKYVCRKCSTAYSQKYRTSLAGRARRAFNKANQSAAKFGVPSDLTYEQVFALFKEFGGNCQYTGEPLTIGTNTPHLEHIRPLALGGHNSIDNVTISSGSANKRKDLLPLFIFYERDERFTIDRLANIISRIAAARNVSVAEIIEEHKRLKSEFIIQRLISRMPGRKVSA; from the coding sequence ATGACAACGATGGTCTGCGCGACGTGTCTCGAAACTAAGTCATTAGAGCAATTCAATCGTGATCCCAGGGGAAAAAATGGCCGCAAGTATGTCTGCCGGAAATGCAGCACCGCCTATTCACAGAAATATAGAACTAGCCTAGCCGGCCGCGCTCGCCGGGCTTTCAATAAGGCGAATCAAAGCGCAGCCAAGTTCGGAGTGCCGAGCGATCTCACTTACGAGCAAGTCTTCGCGCTATTTAAAGAGTTCGGAGGCAATTGTCAATATACCGGTGAACCTCTAACAATCGGAACCAATACGCCGCATTTAGAGCACATCCGGCCACTTGCGCTAGGCGGTCACAATTCAATCGATAATGTGACGATTTCTTCCGGATCAGCGAACAAACGGAAAGACCTGCTGCCACTCTTTATCTTTTACGAGCGCGACGAACGTTTTACAATCGATCGACTCGCTAATATAATCTCGCGCATCGCGGCGGCCCGGAACGTGTCGGTGGCGGAAATAATCGAAGAACATAAGCGCTTGAAGTCGGAATTTATCATCCAACGCCTAATCAGCCGGATGCCTGGCCGGAAGGTGAGCGCGTGA
- a CDS encoding DUF2577 family protein, translated as MVRLIGNGYSNLAEVIKKVGHNRDVDLMIGKVIAPLPDIKVKYDDNPNSLVFEAEDLIIEESLLERTEIVEINGQPATIKYPHKLTTDDRVYLVSINEQQTWLILGKAIIPDERGMNE; from the coding sequence GTGGTGAGACTAATAGGTAACGGTTACAGTAACTTAGCGGAGGTCATCAAGAAAGTCGGACACAACCGCGATGTCGACCTCATGATCGGGAAGGTCATCGCCCCTCTGCCGGATATTAAAGTCAAATACGACGATAATCCGAACAGCTTAGTGTTTGAGGCGGAAGACCTCATCATCGAGGAATCGCTGCTTGAGCGGACTGAAATTGTCGAAATCAACGGCCAGCCTGCGACAATCAAGTATCCGCATAAGCTGACGACCGATGACCGGGTTTATCTGGTGTCCATCAATGAGCAGCAGACATGGTTAATACTTGGAAAAGCGATAATACCTGACGAAAGGGGAATGAACGAATGA
- a CDS encoding phBC6A51 family helix-turn-helix protein, with protein MKLRDLEARLTEQQRLAAHMITDNEFGGKEKTLDDIAEEVGVSRTTLYTWRTNGDFTAYQSALSDAHLNKFRSEVDARLMDLIIKGPSNNGVASIKALELYYGLIGRKTATPLVQIGTKPLTPQLTDDEVAEGLAQMSKKLEQSKVGSVTKFIS; from the coding sequence ATGAAACTACGCGACTTAGAAGCGCGCCTGACCGAACAACAGCGGCTGGCTGCGCATATGATTACGGATAATGAATTCGGCGGCAAGGAAAAGACGCTGGATGATATTGCGGAAGAGGTTGGCGTGTCCAGGACTACGCTTTATACATGGCGCACGAATGGCGACTTTACCGCCTATCAGAGCGCACTATCTGACGCTCATCTTAACAAGTTCCGCAGCGAGGTTGACGCCCGGCTGATGGACTTGATTATCAAGGGACCGTCAAATAACGGAGTGGCTTCGATTAAAGCGCTCGAACTTTATTACGGGCTGATTGGGCGTAAGACTGCGACGCCACTCGTTCAGATCGGTACTAAACCGCTGACTCCGCAGTTGACCGATGATGAGGTAGCGGAAGGGTTGGCGCAGATGAGCAAGAAGTTGGAACAAAGTAAGGTAGGAAGTGTAACGAAATTTATATCCTAA
- a CDS encoding bifunctional 2',3'-cyclic-nucleotide 2'-phosphodiesterase/3'-nucleotidase: MKKKNSMMKLSLAAAVALSTITIPSAFPVSAQGETADSIVKLRLLETTDIHTFITDYDYYSDSAKETFGFSRTASLIDKMKAEAKNSILVDNGDLLQGNPLGEYMAKVKGLKEGDIHPVYKAMNQMGYDAATYGNHEFNYGLDFLNEATDDANFSYVNANVYRADGDQNADNDQNYFTPYKIAEKKVTDENGTEQTIKIGYIGFVPPQINTWDKANLDGKVITKDIVKSAQKFIPEMKQKGADLIVVLSHSGLDLAAQGDGAENAVFDLATKVPDIDAIVSGHQHNMFPGDARYSNVDKIDNKKGTVNGVPVVMPKNWGSHLGLIDMTISKVNGKWEVTDSQSTASPIYDSAAKKSLAAPKKEIVDAVKEEHEGTLEYVRKEVGQTSAPINSFFALVKDDPSIQIVNDAQRWYASAKLKGTENEKLPLLSAAAPFKAGGRNGSGYFTNIPKGKLAIKNIGDLYLYDNTLQVVKLKGSDVKEWLEMSAGAFNQIDPSKTEDQAILNPEFASFNYDVIDGVTYQIDVTKPAKYAADGKVKNADASRIKNLKYNGKPIDMDQEFLVATNNYRASGGGNFPGVTPDKIVFKAPDENRQALLQYIQSKDILDPSADENWSFAKADAKGKVTFDSSPNAKDFIPSSGAVAYKGEGKDGFASYQLDLSKMKDTEEEPKNEVGEMTVGSIPTGRLIVRQPVDIMKLKEDGTLEKYRTVMKNETIRVYGSNDSWYNVGGMYFVKKSSQTAEYTGRVLIKKDMKLYSSNGVVYRTLKRGEAIKVYGQDAAKYDVGGGYYVKKSADALYFEGMVTLKTNVPLIKEGSRTIFLKKGQQYRVYGTESNKLLMGGGYAIMHDKTNMSYSKN, encoded by the coding sequence ATGAAGAAAAAGAATAGCATGATGAAACTCTCTTTGGCGGCAGCTGTTGCTTTAAGCACCATTACCATTCCTTCCGCTTTTCCTGTTTCTGCGCAGGGAGAAACGGCAGATTCCATTGTTAAGCTGCGCTTATTGGAAACGACAGATATTCATACGTTTATAACGGATTACGACTACTATTCAGATTCCGCAAAAGAAACGTTTGGATTTTCGAGAACGGCGTCACTCATTGATAAAATGAAAGCCGAAGCGAAAAACTCCATTCTTGTTGATAACGGAGACTTGCTTCAGGGGAATCCGCTTGGAGAGTATATGGCTAAAGTGAAAGGCTTGAAAGAAGGCGATATTCATCCCGTTTATAAAGCGATGAACCAAATGGGGTACGATGCAGCAACGTACGGCAACCACGAATTCAACTACGGGCTGGATTTTCTAAATGAAGCAACAGATGACGCGAATTTCAGTTATGTAAATGCCAATGTGTACCGTGCAGATGGAGATCAAAATGCTGATAATGATCAAAACTACTTCACCCCTTATAAGATAGCAGAAAAGAAAGTAACAGATGAGAACGGAACAGAGCAGACCATCAAAATCGGTTACATCGGATTTGTTCCGCCTCAGATTAATACATGGGATAAGGCGAATCTTGACGGAAAAGTCATTACTAAGGACATCGTTAAATCCGCTCAAAAGTTTATTCCTGAAATGAAGCAAAAAGGCGCCGATCTTATTGTAGTCCTATCCCACTCCGGACTGGACCTTGCTGCACAGGGAGATGGAGCGGAAAATGCTGTATTTGACCTGGCAACAAAAGTGCCGGATATCGATGCAATTGTTTCAGGACATCAGCATAATATGTTCCCTGGAGATGCCCGCTACAGCAATGTGGACAAGATCGATAATAAAAAAGGAACGGTGAATGGAGTTCCTGTTGTGATGCCTAAAAACTGGGGTTCACATTTAGGTCTGATCGATATGACCATTTCCAAAGTGAACGGCAAATGGGAAGTAACGGATTCCCAATCAACCGCTTCTCCGATCTATGATTCAGCAGCCAAAAAATCATTGGCTGCACCTAAAAAAGAAATTGTGGATGCTGTAAAAGAAGAACATGAAGGCACTCTTGAGTATGTCCGTAAAGAAGTCGGACAGACGTCTGCTCCGATCAACAGCTTTTTTGCCCTTGTAAAAGATGATCCTTCTATTCAGATTGTCAATGATGCACAGCGCTGGTATGCTTCAGCGAAGCTGAAAGGCACAGAGAACGAAAAGCTGCCTCTTCTGTCCGCAGCTGCTCCTTTTAAAGCAGGGGGAAGAAACGGCTCGGGTTATTTCACCAATATCCCTAAAGGGAAACTGGCGATTAAAAATATCGGAGATTTATATCTCTACGATAATACGCTTCAGGTCGTTAAATTGAAGGGTTCAGATGTAAAAGAATGGCTTGAAATGTCTGCAGGAGCCTTTAATCAGATTGATCCATCTAAAACAGAAGATCAGGCTATCCTTAATCCAGAGTTCGCTTCATTTAATTACGATGTCATTGACGGAGTAACGTATCAGATTGACGTGACGAAGCCTGCAAAATACGCGGCTGATGGAAAAGTTAAAAATGCGGATGCGAGCAGAATTAAGAATTTGAAGTATAATGGAAAACCAATTGACATGGATCAGGAATTTTTAGTAGCCACAAATAACTATCGGGCTTCGGGCGGAGGAAACTTCCCTGGTGTCACACCTGATAAGATTGTCTTTAAAGCACCAGATGAGAACAGACAGGCACTGCTTCAATACATTCAATCCAAGGACATACTCGATCCTAGTGCAGATGAAAACTGGTCCTTTGCAAAAGCAGATGCAAAAGGAAAAGTAACGTTTGATTCATCTCCAAATGCAAAAGATTTCATTCCGAGCAGCGGGGCGGTTGCGTACAAAGGAGAAGGCAAAGACGGATTCGCAAGCTATCAGCTGGATCTTTCTAAAATGAAGGATACAGAGGAGGAGCCAAAGAACGAAGTTGGTGAAATGACGGTTGGGTCGATTCCAACCGGAAGACTGATTGTCAGACAGCCGGTTGATATCATGAAGCTAAAAGAAGATGGAACGCTGGAAAAATACCGCACTGTCATGAAAAATGAGACGATCCGTGTTTATGGCAGCAATGACAGCTGGTACAATGTAGGCGGCATGTACTTTGTGAAGAAAAGTTCTCAAACAGCTGAATACACTGGACGTGTACTGATTAAGAAAGACATGAAGCTATACTCCTCCAACGGGGTTGTATACCGCACACTCAAGAGGGGAGAGGCAATCAAGGTTTATGGCCAGGATGCCGCGAAATATGACGTCGGCGGCGGCTATTATGTGAAGAAGTCAGCGGATGCCCTATACTTTGAAGGAATGGTTACACTCAAAACGAATGTGCCTCTGATCAAGGAAGGCAGCAGAACCATTTTCCTGAAAAAAGGCCAGCAGTACCGTGTGTACGGAACAGAGAGCAATAAACTGCTAATGGGCGGCGGATACGCTATTATGCACGATAAAACAAACATGTCATATTCTAAGAACTAA
- a CDS encoding sporulation initiation factor Spo0A C-terminal domain-containing protein codes for MHGNIEEIHWNDDFKNRSKPRGYTVSMTKAKPTNSEFIAMVADKLRLEHMAS; via the coding sequence ATTCACGGAAATATAGAGGAAATTCATTGGAACGACGATTTCAAAAACCGTTCAAAACCGCGCGGCTACACGGTCAGCATGACAAAAGCAAAGCCGACCAACTCCGAATTCATTGCGATGGTTGCGGATAAGCTTCGTCTGGAGCATATGGCTTCATAA
- a CDS encoding HipA family kinase, translated as MVVRKIHVETFLKYLGTGITQPALVIGDDYKKYILKTQKVVEKGTTSFYDCMFINELLAYQIASHLEVPVPEAAVAYLDQRIINNDPVIQFAHRFYEGELFASLELKNKEDNLVENYVEMINQGKKYLNKTWKSFFNNITNSQDIVKIIAFDLLIANFDRYNNNGNLLVANDNGERKVFTIDHGHAFFGPIWETSKINAMRSVSDDLSGYIDPTVDLILNGNAWFGNGLGEVFHALESNINLKNLNDNPFKEVVSIIECITEELIDEWFSNIPQSWFNSVDEKVIISYYKSFILKQKNVVRHLIQRLAHRRAFTNYLGGALTWQIDKSAGTV; from the coding sequence TTGGTCGTTCGAAAGATACATGTAGAAACCTTCCTTAAGTATTTAGGAACTGGTATAACTCAACCTGCGTTAGTTATTGGAGACGATTATAAGAAGTACATTTTGAAAACACAAAAAGTAGTAGAAAAAGGCACAACAAGTTTTTATGACTGTATGTTTATAAATGAACTCCTAGCATATCAAATAGCTTCACATCTCGAAGTTCCAGTTCCAGAGGCCGCAGTTGCTTATTTAGACCAAAGAATAATTAACAATGACCCAGTTATTCAATTCGCCCATAGATTTTATGAAGGAGAATTATTCGCTTCTCTCGAATTAAAAAACAAGGAAGATAACTTGGTTGAGAATTATGTGGAAATGATCAATCAAGGCAAGAAATATCTGAATAAAACGTGGAAATCTTTTTTTAATAATATTACTAATTCACAAGATATAGTGAAAATAATAGCATTTGATCTACTAATTGCTAATTTTGATCGTTATAACAATAATGGTAACTTGCTCGTAGCAAATGATAACGGAGAAAGAAAAGTTTTTACAATAGACCACGGGCACGCTTTTTTTGGGCCTATTTGGGAAACCTCAAAAATTAATGCCATGAGATCTGTGTCTGATGATTTAAGTGGATATATAGATCCTACGGTAGATCTAATCTTAAATGGGAATGCGTGGTTTGGAAATGGATTAGGTGAAGTTTTCCATGCTTTAGAATCCAATATTAACTTGAAAAATTTAAATGACAACCCATTTAAAGAAGTAGTATCCATTATTGAATGCATTACTGAGGAACTCATAGATGAATGGTTCTCAAACATACCTCAAAGTTGGTTTAACTCCGTTGACGAAAAGGTTATTATTAGTTATTATAAATCGTTCATTCTTAAACAAAAAAATGTAGTAAGACATTTAATACAAAGGCTGGCTCATAGGCGTGCATTCACAAATTATTTAGGGGGTGCGTTAACTTGGCAGATAGACAAGAGTGCTGGTACAGTATAG